TGAGCCATGAGCCATGAGGCCAGACAATCCTTCCTTTGCAGGGTATTAGGACAACAACAGGAAAGCAACCCAGACAGCCAGAATTTACACTCAGCTCCACTGATGGCATGCCCCGTCTGTCTCTACTGCTGTTTGATCTGGGTCAGTCATGAAGTCTGAGTGCCATTTCTAGAAAACGAATTGTCTGTCCAAGAAGGGCTCTCACTGCAGGACTCCAGAGGCAACTGTTGTTAACCTGTTCCTAGCAGGGACCCATGAGAGCTCTCAGGCACGACAGCTCAGGTAGCCTGGAAACAGATCCTGGGATAAAGCACTTCTGCTGCCAGGAGTGGGAAAGCCACAGAGCCGTGCTCTGGTGCCCAGGTCAGTGTCTGTGTGGGAAGAGGCTGGACAGGAAATGGGAAGACAAATGGTGAGTATGGGACTCCTTTTCCTCCACTTAGTAGTCTTTATAGAACCCTGCAAAGCAGGATGGGTAAATCTTGGGTAAGTTACTTCCGTTTCTAACTTCTTGTCTACAAGTGACAGGGTGGAACACATACTTCTTAGCAAAGACCAGGTATTCTTGCAGTGACAATGGAGTGTAGACATCACCCAAAGGATTCTGGGGGTTGATGAGCACAAGGCCCTTGACCTTTTTTGCCTGAGAAGAAACCCAAATGCAAAAGTGAATACAAGTCTTTTACATCTACCCCAAATCCCACCAAGCATCCTTTATAGCTCAAGACATCTAACTTAGGACACCTTGATAAAGCCTAGgtaggatctcatggaggcaactCCATGCTGCCagcaaaggggaagagggaagtgTTCTGACGTTTCCAGGGATGCAACTCACTTCTACAGTGAAGTCAGGTACTTAGAACTACTTGCTGTCTTTCCTATCTAGAGAAAGCCCCCACATCTTGTATGCAAGTCTTGTTCCTCAGCCTTTTCAAGGCCAGCAGTGGCAACCCTGAAATTAAGGCTCCCCCACTCACCACCCTTACCTTCTTCTTAGCCTGAGTCAGGGCAAGCTCAAGCTTATCCACAGTGAGTTGGAAAGAACAGGAGTTGGTCCCAGTGACCTGGAAGACACACGTCGCTGAGAAAGGCTTGCTTCTGAGCCTGGTTTCTCAGCTCACAAGCCCCGTACAGTCCTTAGCCTTCATGTCAGGGTGTTGGTCCTACATGGCTTCTTCACCCTGGTATCTGCCCCACTCCCACCAACATTTAAAGAACAAGAAACCTCTGTCTCCTTGGGTCCCCTAGAATAATCACTGGATGGGTGTGCAGGGAGTGGGCCACATTCTGACCTGGCTCTCCAAGTAGACAGGAATAAGCTCCACTTTCGAATAGAGGTAGGAGCTGAAGCTGAAGCCATTGTAGCATGGTGTGGGGATCAGAAGGGCATCTAGGGGCACAAGGGGACAAAAGTGTCTTCCAGTCAACACAAGCAGCAAGGCTCCTAACACAAGAACCCTGGACAGCAATCTATTTTTTGGTCTTTGAgctcatttcattaaaaaaaaaaaagatacattttacaCACATTTATTTGGGGAGCAAACTCTAGTTCCCAGTTGCCAGGACACTGAAGGGGGCGCTAAGAGGGATGACCACAGTAAACACCTCAGAATCCAAGGAATGAGTCAAACAGGGCACTTCCCATTAGAAAAGTCTTCCCGTTGAGACGCCAGTGTCTGTGTGGCTACATGTGcacccatgtgcatgcacatgtgaagatcagaagTCAACCCCAGACTCCTTACTTTGGAACAATACACCTTGGTTAGTAAGATAGTGCCTCTTTACTGCTGCATACTTAGGAAGCTGGAagctgcctgcctcagcttccacagcCTTTGAAGCACATGCCACCACAAGCACATGTCACCATGTCCAGCCTTTTACGTAagttccaggaatcaaattcaggtctttgtACTTGACTgacaagcactttcctgactgatCAGTTGTCCTCActagtaaattttaaaagtcttgtcTGCACCAGGCTAGACACAAAAGGTCAAAGATCACGCACAAGAAAGTGTCCTAGTGCTGGACCTGGtggatttcatttctcttttctttcccatcctcTTAGGGAGAGATCTAGCCTTTTCATCTAGAACACCTCTTTGAGACCTGCCACATGGTTCTCCCATATGTAATGAGGACTCTAACTCCCTGCAGTTCCCAGAAATGATATCTCTGGCAGGGCAGAGTGGCCTCAAGAGTCTTCTCTTCCAAAGTCCAGTGCCTAGGTGTCCCTGCCCACATGCCAGAAAAGGCAAGCCGAGCCTGCTAACTTACCACCTGGGTCACACAGAACCATGGCCAGTGAAGAAAAAACCGAGGAGCAACCATTTAGAACCACCACCTGAGGACAAGGTCCAAGAGACAGAGTCAAACTCAGTGCCTGTGGAAGGAGGGGATGCACAGgccatctccctctcctcccagagaGCAAGTCCCAGGGCCCTCCTCAAGTGGACCTCCCCCAGGGACCTCCCCCAAGCTGGCTTTTACTGTGCCCTGCCCATCTGAAGGGTCTCCCTATGGTCTACAGAGGATGCAGAAGGAACCCACAAGGACAGCCCTCCATTGTACTCACTCACATTTTCTGGGTCAAGGGGTGTAGGTGCCTTGCAGTAGTAGGTCAAGAAGCTAGCCAGCTCTTCCCAAAGGCTGCAGACAGATCCAGAGAGACCCTATCATTCCCAAGTGCCCTTCCTCATTCGGAATCTAGATGGCACGCCTTTTTAAAGAACATAGCATCCAACCTTAAGGAGATCTTTGCTCTCCAAGCCAACCTCATCATATAGAACTGTAGACTAAAGTTACCTCCCCAGAGACATGTGGCTATTGAGAGGTGGGAGAATTATAGACAGATGTTGTTTTAGCCAGATTAGACTATCTCCTGGGATGTTTTGTTCTTAGGCAAGCCCAACCTTATGACATTGAATGCAACATTGTCACCTACACAGTTCATATTCAAGAACTGTGTGGCCgagtttttaaaaacttggtcAACAattctcaatattttaaataagttaacAGATTTTCGTTGGGCTGCATTCATTAACTATCATGCCTCAAGCTAGGCATGCCTGTTTGGCATTTCCTGGAAGTAATTAACCAATGGAAAGAAGTTAGTCTTAAATATAGAGCATTTGGAGAAAGCGGACATGACTCAGGTGGGGGTAgatgcttgcctagaatgcatgcATAGAACCCTGGGTCCCATCTTTAGCACCGCAATAAAAGCAAGCATAGTAGATACCTGCAGTCCCACACTCAGGAGGTAAGAGTGAGAGGGTCAGAAATTCAGGGTTATCCTCAGCTTGAtagggagtctgaggccagcctgtgctacatcaGATTCTGTCAATGATTTTACATACAGCCAATGAATGATAAAAAAGGGTCCTGTGGACAAGAGACCCTAGTTCTGAAAGGCACTTACAAGGGTTGTCCTTTCCAGTCGGAGTACTGCAGCTGGGCCTCATCAAGGATGTTCATGTCACTCTGAGTCAACTGTTGACAAATAGAACACAAAGATGGGCAGTCCAGGGAAGTCAAGTGGGCCTTATTTTGTTCCTAGTTCATGCATAAGTCTCTACCCTGAGAAGTTACAGCCCTGGAGCAAGGATTCATGCCATGTGCTCCTCCATGAATGGAGGCTAGCCTTGTCAGACACAGAAGTATATGATAGCCTTCCTAGGCCAAAGGTTTGGGCAGGCTACTTACTGCATACCTGCCAGACTACCTTTGGACAGTCATCCAGGCCAGAAGCTTAGGTATGCTTTTCTTGAAGCAATGTCTCGGCTCTCCCCGTGATGTCTAGGTCTTCCTCCTGGACCTCCCACAAGCTCAGGAATAGGCCAGGAAACTGGGCCCAGGGGAGCTAAGCCTCAACTAAGCCTAGAGGATGGCTTACCCTTGCTGTTATCAGGTCAAGGCAAAGCTTGTTCTCGCTGGTACTAAGGTTGATGTAGCCCTGGAAGTGGAAGGAATCTAGGTTAGCCCTCTTGCTCCATCCTAGGACACCTTTGGGCATGCCAAGAAGCTGCCATTGTAGATTGGTTTCAGGGAAGATTTCCCCATGCCACCACATTGTTCAGCTGGTATCTAGCGATGTCAAATGACAGAAAACATCTCAAGAACCTAAAGTTTTGCAGCTATCAAGTCCCCTCCCCAGTCCAATAGATAAGTCAAAGGAGCTGGACTGTGCTCTCTGTATTAGCCACTGAATTCCTTGATGGCAGGCCTTCGTTAGACTCACCATTTCCTAGGAGCTGCCTTATGTCTCAAGAAAAGCATTCTGTTTGATCCattgaaggaggaagagaaggaaagttgGGAATCTACCAGACAAACACACTGGGTGTCAGGCAGAACCTCTCTAGCTCTACCCAGATCCTAGAGCCTTATCAATAGCAAACCCTGCCTGTACCCGTCTCTGCTATCACACCGGAAGGAGCCTCGAAGTTACTGGAGGAGATGCAGCCCTTACATACAATAGAGATAACCGATTCATGTCCTAGAAAAGCCTCTAAGTTTGTATGGATGGCCATACAAAACTTAGACCAGGAACAGAAAGGGAAGGCATGGCTACAGCCACTGATGACTGCACCCTTTGAATGGAGAGCTGCTTGGCTGCTAATCTCCTTGACTAAAAACCCTTTGTTGACTGCTTGCTGCCCTCAGGGGACATTTGAATACCTGTCCACCTGTACCCCACTTCTAATCACAGTACTTGTTGTCTCTCCTCTGGCACATGGGTCTTCCTTTTGATCACACCAAGCTCTTCCCACCTTCCATACATGGTTCTCACCCCTCTAAGAACATCACGGCCACCATCATATAGGCTGGCTGGTTCAGACTTTCCAGATCCCTTCCTAGATCACTTGAAGAGAGTATCCCATCTGTGCCCTGGGAAACAACTCTTGTTTCTCTTGTGGTTGCCTACAACTGCCACTGTGCTTCATTTAATAAAGGCAGGCTCATTTACCAGTGTGAGTGCAGTGACTGACGAAGGAAAGGTGATAGGAAGGAAGGGACTCAagacactcccctcccccaggtctccatcttctgagacatTATCAGCATATGTCTATATTATACCATTATTCTAAGGCAAGAATCTTAGTGCATCATAAAGAGAGGTAAGCATAAGAGAGGTACTTGGCACAGGACTCAGTAAATCCTAGTGATTGAGGCTTTCAAAGACATCCTGTCTTACCGaagggttctcatccttgtggTATTTGTTGGTCTGATAGGCCTCATAGCTCTGGAAGCTTAAGTGGTAAAACTCACAGATCCTGGTCCCACGCTTGGATAGGGTACAGCTAGCAAGGGCAGCCTCAAAACCACCCAGGCTAGGCCTGGGTTGGCTAGTCTGCCAAGGTGGCAGGGCCTGGTGCCCAGCTTTAATGGCACATCTAGAGTCTGGGCAAGGGGGAGGTACTTtgaacttcagtttcttcataGTGTTAGACCATATGAGATTGACGATCTGAGACAGTAAGTTGCCCAtcttcttttcctgcttcctggaggCTTGTGTATGTTGCGGTTGCTGATCTCCTGGTGGGAGGCACTGCATCTGCTGGCTTGCCTGCTGCAACATCAATATCTTCTCCTGCACTATTTTATAGACCTTCTTTTTGGAGAACAATTTCTGCTGATCCCTGAGTTTGAAGGGGGTGCCTTTCCTGTGGGTATCGCTCTCAGCTTCAGCAGCTGGGCGGGAACCTATAGAGAAAGAGATTGAgcacagaaaactaaaaacagCTTTCCCTGAGGGTCCTGGCATGGTTGGGAACAGAACGGATTCTCAGCCTCATCACTGGCTTCTCCCACCTCTATATTCTGGGCTTAGGCTCTAAACAGCTCAGAAAGCTCAAGAGCATGTGTAAGCATCCCTGGCTCAGCTGCTGGTGCGTTCCACTTAGGTGCTGTTAGAATTTCTGCATCCTTACTGCCTGGGAAGGAGCAGTAAGGCCCTctaggagaaaagagagagttgGCCTTTCCTATGTTCTTCCTGCACTCCAACCAAGGTGGGCTTCATCAGGTTCTAAATGAGAAGGGAGGGGCTTGTGTTGTTCAATCCCAGTACAGAGTAAACCATCCTACTGAAACAGGTCAGTATATGGTTGCCTGGGGGTCAAAGCTGGCCTCTCACCTGTTTTTATAGGTAATAGGTAAtcagggactgggaagatggctcagtgggtaaagtgcttgctgcacaaatatgaggacctgagttcaatccccagcaccacattaaAAAGCTGGGTGTAGCAGCAGGGTGCCcgccatcccagcacttgggaggcagaggcaagatgcAATGAAGGCAAACGGCAGAGTGGAATAGTGGATGGAGGCCATGTGGCCCTCAGAGCTTCGACAGTTAAAcacttttgagaaatatttattgatgctgggtggtggtggtggtgcacatcttttaTCCCAGGGCTTGGCAGGGGCTaaagcaggcagacctctgtgagtttgaggccagcttggtctacggaAGGAGGTCCAGGatagccgaggctacacagagaaattcggtcttgggaaaaaaaaaactggaggaggcgtgtgtgtgtgtgtgtgtgtgtgtgtgtgtgtgtgtgtgtgtgtgtgtgtgaaagagagagggagggtagaATATGGATATTTGGCCTGTATTATGTttgcataccacatgcatgcagtgcccatggagatcagaagagggcctGTTGGACCTGAAGCTGCAGATTGTTGAGCACACGTGCAAGTGCTTAAAATCAACACctcatcctctggaagagcagcaagccgAACTGCTGAGACATTGCTCCAGCCCCCAAAGCTTCAACTAGCCATCATGTGAACCTTTATAGAAAAGGGTTGCCAATCTCTGTTTTAGGACATTTCTTTTTGGCTTGTTTCCCTATCCTCCCCCAAGATAGTCAGACCGGATACCCACTCCCTCCACCATCCTGACCTCACACGGCTTCCTCCTGAGCCACGGCAGCTGTTACAGGCTTTCATTTCTAGTCTCTTTAGCCCAGGGTGCAGCTGCTCAGGTTTGGCCCATCTGAATCACCTAGCGGTGTAATCTAGACCTCAGACAGGGAAGCCAAGCTCCTGGACTTCAGTTAGATCAAGGTTGGGGTAAGAACCAAAAGTCTTCATTTCTACCAAGCTCCCAGCACTGTACTCAATGAACATGCTACCAATGTTTCTAAAAAGCAGTCAGAATACCAGAAGCTACCAAGAAATACCCTCTTAATGCCTCAATGAACAAAAACTAACAGAAACAGCAAACTCCAGGTGGTGGGACTGCCTGAGGCTGCCAACTGCCTCTCATTCTCCAAGATGACCTCCACCCAGAAAACTCGGCGTATGCCCCTTCCACCATATGCTGTGATCCCTAGCTTTTGCCAAGCAACAACAACCCCACCCACACATGTCTAAAACCTCATTGCTTCTTCTACACATGTATGGTATCAGCACTTCAAAGTACTAAACATGCTCTGCAACATCCAGGAGGTTCTGTGGCCAGTCAGTCAGTCTAGGCAAAACAGAGAGCATCTGTAAAAGATTCCATCTCAAGcacaaggtggagagtgacaaAGACTCCACATTGACCTCTCCCCCTCTCCATACTCAcagtatgcacacacagagtcacattcTCCTGGAAGATGTAATTTTAAGAAGGAAGTGGATATGGATTAAGGTCATTAGGGAACTTAGGAGTTGGGGACTCTGCCAAGACTTCTTATATAGGAAATGTCTATCGTAAATGATGCTGTAGCACAAAGAAATGTTGCCCCTAAAGCCAAGCCCTAAACTGTTGGAATTATGGTCCAATAGTCCTCTCCTCCAAACCCCTCAGCTATATCTTGGCTTCAGTGTCCCTAAGCCTGCGCTCACCTACCTTCCAATCTCTACTCATTCTCTATGTTGGTTAAAATCAGTGTCAGGATCAGACAAGCTGCTCCTGGCAAGAGAAGCCATGAGTTCGGGCTCAAGGTAGATCTTGagcaggggaggtgggaaggagccAGGCAGGGATGGGGTCAGTGCTAGAGTTGGGTTCTCCTAGGCTTCAACGGGTCTGTATTTCCAGTTAGTTCCGCAAGTCTCGCTTTATGGATAAGAAACCAGGGGCTCAAAGGAATGAATTGAGTCTACCAGACACAGAAGTAGGATGCCAGGGAAGGTTCCAGGCACATCGGCCTATAGTGGCTGTGCCTCATGTGTGCCAGCACAGCCATGGACATAAcccaacacaaaatcaaaacTTGAAACTCTAAGGTTGCTATTGCTTTGCTTCTGTAACTCCAATGCCCAGTTCTCAAACACCAGCTTTATGGATAATGTTGTATTACAATGTCAGGTCTAAGCCAGTTGACAATAAACCTCCACTTTCTTTTAAGCTCCAGGGCACTGTGGCTCAAAGTTCCTGTCTCCCTCCATTCCCATGGCTTATGTTACCCCACCAAGCCtaccttcatttctgttttcactCATCTCTGTGCAGTTGGAAGTCTAAATCCTACGCCAGGagtgtctttgtcactaagggaGCAGAAGCTTGCTCCActgtccccctcctctctcttttaagCACAAGGTGGCTCGCAGGGTAATGAGATCCATCTTTTTCCCTTCTGCAGCCATCTGCCCAGCAGCCCCCTA
The nucleotide sequence above comes from Mastomys coucha isolate ucsf_1 unplaced genomic scaffold, UCSF_Mcou_1 pScaffold15, whole genome shotgun sequence. Encoded proteins:
- the LOC116092245 gene encoding LOW QUALITY PROTEIN: probable inactive 1-aminocyclopropane-1-carboxylate synthase-like protein 2 (The sequence of the model RefSeq protein was modified relative to this genomic sequence to represent the inferred CDS: inserted 1 base in 1 codon) → MSENRNEGSRPAAEAESDTHRKGTPFKLRDQQKLFSKKKVYKIVQEKILMLQQASQQMQCLPPGDQQPQHTQASRKQEKKMGNLLSQIVNLIWSNTMKKLKFKVPPPCPDSRCAIKAGHQALPPWQTSQPRPSLGGFEAALASCTLSKRGTRICEFYHLSFQSYEAYQTNKYHKDENPSGYINLSTSENKLCLDLITARLTQSDMNILDEAQLQYSDWKGQPFLWEELASFLTYYCKAPTPLDPENVVVLNGCSSVFSSLAMVLCDPGDALLIPTPCYNGFSFSSYLYSKVELIPVYLESQVTGTNSCSFQLTVDKLELALTQAKKKAKKVKGLVLINPQNPLGDVYTPLSLQEYLVFAKKHKLHVIMDEIYMLSVFEPSVTFHSILSIKDLPDPNMIHMIWGTSKDFGISGFRFGVLYTHNKEVASAMKAFGYHHGVSGITQYKLCRLLQDKEWINKVYLPENHSRLQKAYSYVTNILKDLKIPFHNGGSGLFVWINLKAYLSPCTFDQEQILLQRFQDNKLLLSSGKSYMYIEPGWFRLIFAENHLQVAMNRFCHVLSEQKKDMIMEQQEQTTXDIECCLHPVPPESLLSLAQGPLKVASWPEDSRRNWSHCAV